In a genomic window of Hoeflea sp. 108:
- a CDS encoding Xaa-Pro peptidase family protein: MNSSAPPLPKIAPLDFAFRSGVQEKLRGAIVAHGLDGALFLSPANVLYTCGFNFSVNERPVGLFVPAVGKPVLFVPLLELENAEPVEGVVIKIYDEFPGHEHPVLWMARESLAKKLAVDGLDARLLAPLEAMLDKVVLEDLVAPARFIKCEAEFALTRVAASYADLCLQRLLDEGGNIIAQGGTELDLLAECTSFALSALKRDHGEAFAGTKLGISASVHSGPLAALPHGATSRRQPLFGDTLIAGIGCSLGGYHAESGITLIVGEMSAEQRRIMKAMEDCDTATARALRPGTACEAVNEAALGALRNAGLGDAIRHRIGHGMGLEGHEAPWLAPGDTTQVRPGMIFSSEPGVYRPGRDGYRTINTMIVHAGGVEIPSRFQADHPIDNRVIAL; the protein is encoded by the coding sequence GTGAACAGCTCTGCGCCGCCTCTTCCGAAAATTGCACCACTCGATTTTGCCTTTCGCTCGGGTGTCCAGGAAAAACTGCGTGGAGCTATTGTCGCACACGGCCTGGACGGCGCTCTTTTCCTCTCGCCTGCCAATGTCCTTTATACCTGCGGGTTCAACTTCTCCGTCAACGAGCGCCCGGTCGGTCTTTTTGTCCCGGCGGTGGGCAAGCCCGTCCTGTTCGTACCGCTTCTGGAGCTGGAAAACGCAGAACCTGTCGAAGGCGTCGTGATCAAAATCTACGACGAGTTTCCGGGTCACGAACATCCCGTCCTGTGGATGGCGCGGGAGAGCTTGGCGAAAAAGCTAGCAGTCGATGGGCTCGATGCCCGGCTACTCGCACCGCTTGAGGCCATGCTCGACAAGGTCGTGCTGGAGGACCTTGTCGCTCCAGCTCGATTCATCAAATGCGAAGCCGAGTTTGCCTTAACACGGGTCGCCGCCAGCTATGCGGATCTTTGCCTGCAGCGTTTGCTTGACGAAGGCGGCAATATCATTGCGCAGGGCGGAACTGAGCTCGATCTTCTTGCTGAATGCACCAGTTTCGCCCTTTCCGCACTCAAGCGCGATCACGGTGAGGCCTTCGCAGGCACGAAGCTGGGCATCAGTGCCTCGGTTCATTCGGGGCCCCTCGCCGCTTTGCCTCATGGTGCGACCAGCAGGCGCCAGCCGCTGTTTGGCGATACGCTCATTGCCGGCATCGGCTGCTCACTGGGCGGGTATCACGCAGAAAGCGGAATTACTCTTATCGTCGGCGAAATGAGTGCCGAACAGCGCCGCATCATGAAAGCGATGGAAGACTGCGACACCGCCACAGCACGTGCACTGCGACCTGGCACTGCATGCGAAGCAGTCAACGAGGCCGCTCTAGGAGCGCTCCGCAACGCCGGACTAGGCGATGCCATACGACACCGGATCGGCCATGGCATGGGTCTTGAGGGACACGAGGCACCCTGGCTCGCTCCCGGCGATACTACGCAGGTGCGTCCGGGCATGATTTTTTCGAGCGAACCGGGTGTCTACCGCCCTGGTCGCGACGGCTACCGCACCATCAACACCATGATTGTCCACGCTGGCGGGGTCGAGATACCCAGTCGGTTCCAGGCCGATCATCCCATCGACAACCGCGTCATTGCACTCTGA
- a CDS encoding Ldh family oxidoreductase, with product MAISLTNVSRESLRIFIAEGFVQLGLAQDDATTFADALIFSELRFHPGHGQGVRRLRNYQKRISEKLIDPRAKWEVVKESPALALVDAHNGIGTVAAARAMKLAIAKAKTCGIGQVIVRNSTHYGSSAVHACQAVEAGCVGVAYTNAGPEMAPWGAREGAVGTNPWGIAAPTNLGFPAVMDFALTTAGKGMMQWRAREGQKMPFDWALTPDGETTDDPNVAMQGPLLAIGEYKGYGLAFMTDVLTGVLSGGGFGLTPYADPKRQDVSHSLTAIDIEWFMPLDLFEERMGAFAGMVKSRRTRPGFSDILIPGEQEARRVDRKSKDGVPLDDEVLKDLLALRRELGVKAEIEILGPYREVQL from the coding sequence GTGGCGATCTCCCTCACAAATGTCTCGCGCGAAAGCCTTCGAATTTTCATTGCCGAGGGCTTCGTACAGCTCGGTCTGGCGCAGGATGACGCCACAACCTTCGCCGATGCTCTAATCTTCTCGGAATTGCGCTTTCACCCAGGCCATGGTCAGGGCGTACGTCGCTTGCGCAACTACCAGAAGCGGATCAGTGAGAAGCTCATCGATCCGCGGGCCAAATGGGAAGTGGTCAAGGAAAGTCCGGCGCTTGCGCTGGTCGATGCCCACAACGGCATCGGCACAGTGGCTGCTGCCCGCGCCATGAAGCTTGCGATCGCCAAAGCCAAGACCTGTGGTATCGGCCAGGTGATCGTCCGCAACTCCACTCACTACGGCTCGTCCGCCGTCCATGCCTGCCAAGCTGTTGAAGCGGGGTGTGTCGGTGTCGCCTACACCAATGCCGGCCCGGAGATGGCCCCGTGGGGCGCTCGCGAAGGGGCGGTCGGCACCAACCCGTGGGGCATTGCCGCTCCCACCAATCTCGGCTTCCCGGCTGTAATGGACTTTGCCCTTACCACTGCGGGCAAGGGCATGATGCAGTGGCGCGCACGCGAAGGGCAGAAGATGCCATTCGACTGGGCACTGACCCCAGACGGCGAAACCACCGATGATCCCAATGTAGCCATGCAAGGCCCTCTCCTCGCCATAGGCGAATACAAGGGTTATGGCCTTGCCTTTATGACCGACGTATTGACCGGTGTCCTTTCCGGTGGCGGTTTCGGGCTCACCCCCTATGCCGATCCGAAGCGTCAGGACGTTTCGCACTCTCTCACGGCAATCGATATCGAATGGTTCATGCCCCTCGATCTCTTCGAGGAGCGGATGGGCGCTTTCGCAGGGATGGTCAAGTCTCGAAGGACCAGGCCCGGGTTTTCCGACATCCTCATCCCTGGAGAACAGGAAGCACGGAGGGTCGACAGAAAGTCAAAGGATGGTGTGCCACTGGACGACGAGGTTCTGAAGGACCTCCTCGCGTTGCGAAGAGAGCTTGGGGTCAAAGCTGAAATCGAGATTCTGGGTCCATACCGGGAGGTGCAGCTGTGA
- a CDS encoding DUF4438 domain-containing protein — MTISVNAKDLVSVSVGGAIVHPGFPGLPAEPYRLSADGRPFLLPTWGGIVYNVSVGDSAFGWAADCIHPGISIKAADDMKNRGLTVFACVGNTAVVMTGRAQGAKGVVTGKSGRFSEQLILHFPKSVRKEMSVGDQIVVRSVGIGMLVDGHPGVTCKSLSPTLFDVLAKRTNNGKMEIGVVATIPSHLVGAGAGLSSDAGSLHIQSTDRAALAKAGLDTLRLGDIVAFEDTDSRYNHGYLRGAVSIGIVGQTDGPRAGFGPGVTVLMTAPQGELGCFPAPDANLKTLLNLED, encoded by the coding sequence ATGACAATTTCCGTAAACGCAAAAGATCTTGTGTCAGTATCGGTCGGCGGCGCTATCGTCCATCCGGGCTTCCCTGGTTTGCCGGCCGAGCCTTATCGGCTCTCGGCCGATGGCAGGCCCTTCCTGCTGCCGACATGGGGTGGCATCGTCTATAATGTTTCGGTAGGCGACAGCGCTTTTGGATGGGCTGCTGATTGCATTCACCCAGGCATTTCGATCAAGGCCGCCGACGACATGAAGAATCGCGGCCTCACCGTCTTTGCATGCGTGGGCAACACCGCCGTGGTCATGACGGGCCGGGCTCAAGGCGCCAAGGGCGTGGTGACGGGTAAATCCGGTCGCTTTTCCGAACAACTTATCCTGCATTTCCCCAAATCCGTCCGCAAGGAAATGTCGGTTGGCGACCAGATAGTCGTCCGATCCGTTGGCATTGGCATGTTGGTCGACGGCCACCCCGGCGTCACCTGCAAAAGCCTGTCCCCGACTTTGTTCGATGTTCTCGCCAAACGCACGAACAACGGCAAGATGGAGATCGGTGTTGTCGCCACAATCCCTTCCCACCTGGTTGGCGCCGGTGCGGGACTTAGCTCAGATGCAGGCAGCCTGCATATACAGTCTACTGATCGGGCGGCACTGGCCAAGGCCGGACTGGACACGCTCAGGCTGGGCGACATCGTGGCGTTCGAGGACACGGACAGTCGTTACAATCACGGCTATCTGCGCGGCGCCGTATCGATCGGCATTGTCGGGCAAACCGACGGCCCCCGCGCGGGTTTCGGACCAGGTGTCACCGTATTGATGACGGCACCGCAGGGAGAGCTCGGCTGTTTCCCTGCGCCAGATGCCAACCTCAAGACCCTTCTCAATCTCGAGGACTGA
- a CDS encoding DUF4438 domain-containing protein has protein sequence MNGAPSDLTSNAEQLVAMAVCGYVSQPSLRPGAYLQHPDGKSVLLPGMFGVTYNVRSGDRAFGWAGDHVEPGVSIAHPDEKNDFALHYLTCIGNEATVTSGLAKGAKGIVTGEHARLLIDFPEEVNEKLNIGDQVQIEALGRGIALTEFPGIEFKKTSPNLLTALRIRRASDSTVRVPVAMELPIEIMGSGAEINSEYVDQDLMSGDRLLMADLGIDQMRLGDLIAIRHADHHFGRSYRKGAISIALCIHGDSVMTGHGPGILTLMTATDGSIDFEIDPAANIANYFGIGRDK, from the coding sequence ATGAACGGAGCGCCTTCGGACCTGACATCCAATGCCGAGCAGCTCGTCGCAATGGCGGTCTGCGGCTATGTGAGCCAACCCTCGCTACGCCCAGGCGCCTACCTTCAACATCCGGACGGCAAGAGCGTTCTGCTGCCCGGGATGTTCGGAGTAACCTACAATGTCAGAAGCGGAGACCGCGCCTTCGGCTGGGCCGGAGATCATGTTGAGCCGGGCGTGTCGATCGCGCATCCGGACGAGAAAAATGACTTCGCGCTCCACTATCTCACCTGCATTGGCAACGAGGCGACCGTCACGTCAGGTCTTGCCAAAGGCGCCAAGGGCATTGTGACGGGCGAACATGCACGTTTGCTCATCGACTTCCCCGAAGAGGTCAACGAGAAGCTGAACATTGGTGATCAGGTCCAGATCGAAGCACTGGGGCGCGGCATTGCGCTCACCGAGTTTCCCGGAATCGAATTTAAGAAGACAAGCCCCAACCTATTGACGGCACTTCGTATTCGGCGCGCAAGCGACAGCACGGTAAGGGTGCCTGTGGCGATGGAATTGCCTATCGAGATCATGGGTTCAGGGGCGGAAATCAACTCCGAATATGTTGATCAGGACCTTATGAGCGGCGACCGCCTACTGATGGCGGACCTCGGCATCGATCAGATGCGCTTGGGCGATCTCATAGCCATTCGCCATGCTGACCATCACTTTGGACGGTCCTATCGCAAGGGAGCCATCTCCATAGCGCTGTGTATTCACGGAGATTCAGTCATGACCGGTCACGGCCCCGGCATTCTGACGCTGATGACGGCTACTGACGGATCGATCGATTTCGAGATCGATCCGGCCGCCAACATTGCCAATTATTTCGGAATCGGACGGGACAAATGA
- a CDS encoding carboxypeptidase M32, producing the protein MSYAKLMDRIGQVNDLLNAQSILSWDARTMMPEGGHGTRSKQLATLSVLTRDLLVSTETRRLLETAESEVASRSEAGVEAGMVRQVREAIDYHEAIPANLTRRRAELGSIGHAVWAKARAESDFSQFVPLLEETVALNREMAEAIGYKEHPYDALMYRFEPGETVSSLKPLFARLREGLLPLVKTIAQKEQPRFDFLERNFAPDKQHQLSLAMAQKIGYDLKRGRLDTTLHPFEVSFTRNDVRITTRFYQNYLPASLFGALHEAGHALYEQGVDPAFTRTPFATDLVGLYAVGGVSFGAHESQSRLWENHVGRARSFWDLHFGTAKEIFPEQLADVSSEEFWRAVNRVRPGFIRVEADELTYDFHVMLRTDIEAALIDGSLKVRDLPEAWNAKIKEYLGLDVPNDAMGVLQDVHWSSGQIGTFCNYTIGNVMAGQLFETASRDATITSGLKDGNYDRLRTFMADNIYRHGRRYGRDELLVRTTGRKLDPEPYISYLTAKYTEIYGL; encoded by the coding sequence ATGAGTTACGCTAAGCTCATGGATCGCATTGGGCAGGTGAATGACTTGCTCAATGCTCAGTCCATTCTCAGCTGGGATGCGCGCACGATGATGCCAGAGGGTGGGCATGGAACGCGTAGCAAGCAGCTTGCCACCCTATCCGTCCTAACACGTGACCTGCTTGTATCAACCGAAACGCGCCGTCTGCTGGAGACAGCCGAGAGCGAGGTCGCCTCGCGCTCGGAGGCGGGCGTCGAGGCGGGAATGGTGCGCCAGGTGCGCGAGGCAATCGACTATCACGAAGCCATTCCGGCCAATCTAACCCGCCGGCGGGCGGAACTCGGCTCGATCGGCCATGCAGTTTGGGCCAAGGCGCGTGCCGAGAGCGACTTCTCGCAATTCGTTCCACTGCTTGAAGAAACCGTAGCACTCAATCGCGAAATGGCAGAGGCCATCGGTTACAAGGAACACCCTTACGATGCACTCATGTATCGCTTCGAGCCCGGTGAGACTGTTTCTTCGCTGAAGCCGCTCTTTGCGCGCCTGCGTGAAGGGCTCCTGCCGCTCGTCAAGACAATAGCGCAGAAGGAACAGCCGCGCTTCGATTTCCTGGAGCGTAATTTTGCGCCCGACAAGCAGCACCAGCTGTCGCTCGCAATGGCACAGAAAATTGGCTACGACCTCAAGCGTGGTCGCCTCGATACGACACTACATCCGTTCGAAGTATCCTTCACGCGCAACGATGTGCGCATCACAACGCGCTTCTATCAGAATTATCTCCCGGCGAGCTTGTTTGGCGCGCTGCATGAGGCTGGCCATGCGCTTTACGAGCAAGGCGTGGATCCGGCATTTACACGCACGCCCTTCGCCACCGACTTGGTCGGACTTTATGCGGTCGGCGGTGTGAGCTTCGGGGCGCATGAATCCCAGTCGCGCCTTTGGGAAAATCATGTCGGACGCGCGCGCAGCTTTTGGGATCTCCATTTCGGGACGGCGAAGGAAATCTTCCCTGAGCAGCTTGCCGATGTTTCATCGGAAGAATTCTGGCGTGCCGTAAACCGCGTTCGCCCTGGTTTCATCCGGGTTGAGGCGGACGAGTTGACCTATGATTTCCATGTCATGTTGCGTACCGACATCGAAGCTGCGCTGATCGACGGCTCGCTCAAGGTCCGGGATCTGCCAGAGGCCTGGAATGCCAAAATCAAGGAGTATCTCGGGCTAGATGTTCCCAATGACGCAATGGGCGTGCTTCAGGACGTTCATTGGTCCTCCGGGCAGATAGGTACCTTCTGCAATTACACGATCGGCAATGTGATGGCAGGTCAGCTGTTCGAGACCGCGAGCAGGGATGCGACCATCACGAGCGGCCTGAAAGACGGCAACTACGACCGGCTCCGCACATTCATGGCTGACAACATCTATCGGCATGGCCGTCGCTACGGTCGCGACGAGCTGCTTGTCCGTACTACGGGCCGCAAGCTCGATCCTGAGCCGTACATTTCGTATCTCACCGCGAAATACACCGAAATTTACGGCCTCTGA
- a CDS encoding pyridoxal phosphate-dependent aminotransferase, whose protein sequence is METTDLHSKRLADRIKLREEHLITKMANLAEGLADVIRLGRGDPDLDTPAHIIKAGQEALGRGETHYGHPLGLPALRQAIAANIKAYGGADYSPDEIVVTPGGQHAMFVIALSLLNPGDEIIVPCPGYNPYSQAAELADATVVPVRMTMATNFTLTAEMVARHITPKSKVLVLINPNNPTGTVTPPDEVEKIAKLAIEHDLIVISDEIYARLTYGNQRIQPVAALPGMRERTITLSGFSKAYAMTGWRIGYFAGPRELIVPMAEINHAFAISVASVSQHAALAALNGSQDCVEEMRRTYDQRRKVLCEGLEAIGIPHAETQGAFYVYADVSVTGLPASEFCQRLLSEGRVMIYPGVIYGDHTDDFVRMSLTQSVERIQEAVSRIAAVVATIRAERKSSVA, encoded by the coding sequence ATGGAAACAACCGATTTGCACTCGAAGCGCCTTGCCGACCGCATCAAACTTCGGGAAGAGCACCTGATCACGAAAATGGCCAACCTTGCCGAAGGGCTCGCAGATGTCATCCGGCTGGGCCGCGGAGATCCCGATCTCGATACGCCGGCCCACATCATCAAAGCAGGTCAGGAGGCCCTGGGCCGCGGCGAGACCCACTATGGCCATCCGCTCGGATTGCCCGCACTGCGCCAAGCCATAGCGGCGAACATCAAGGCGTATGGTGGTGCCGACTATTCTCCAGACGAGATCGTCGTCACTCCAGGCGGTCAGCACGCCATGTTCGTCATTGCGCTCTCACTGCTTAACCCCGGCGACGAGATCATCGTCCCATGCCCTGGCTACAATCCATACAGCCAGGCCGCCGAACTGGCCGACGCCACCGTAGTTCCGGTCCGTATGACGATGGCCACGAATTTCACTCTCACCGCAGAGATGGTGGCCAGACATATTACGCCGAAATCAAAGGTCCTTGTGCTGATCAACCCGAACAATCCGACCGGCACTGTCACTCCTCCCGATGAAGTGGAAAAGATCGCGAAACTGGCGATTGAACATGACCTGATCGTGATTTCGGACGAGATCTATGCGCGACTCACCTACGGCAATCAGCGCATTCAGCCTGTTGCGGCGCTGCCGGGTATGCGCGAGCGCACAATCACGCTGTCAGGCTTCTCCAAAGCTTACGCGATGACGGGTTGGCGCATCGGCTATTTCGCCGGCCCGCGCGAATTGATTGTTCCCATGGCCGAAATCAACCACGCCTTCGCCATTTCGGTTGCTTCCGTCAGCCAGCACGCCGCACTGGCGGCGCTCAATGGCTCCCAAGATTGCGTCGAGGAGATGCGCCGGACCTACGATCAGCGCCGCAAGGTCTTGTGCGAGGGATTGGAAGCAATCGGCATCCCCCATGCCGAAACCCAGGGCGCCTTTTATGTCTATGCCGATGTTTCGGTCACAGGATTGCCTGCAAGCGAATTCTGCCAGCGGCTGCTCTCCGAAGGCCGGGTGATGATCTATCCGGGCGTCATTTATGGCGACCACACCGACGATTTTGTGCGCATGTCGCTGACACAGTCAGTCGAGCGCATCCAAGAGGCAGTTTCGCGTATTGCGGCGGTCGTTGCCACTATCCGCGCCGAACGCAAATCATCCGTAGCTTGA
- a CDS encoding VOC family protein: protein MTIKSDNPNIKSIKHMAFAVRDAKTALGAYSKFLHVPTDTQLIDYPKSKNRVALFNLGGIEYQLCQSLEEGGRFDAWIKERGAEGLHHICYEVENIEQALDHAKSQGAQTRICQACGVHGSHPHPEGYVAFLDNDAGGIEIEFMQVYTPEELEKYNEYKGI from the coding sequence ATGACCATCAAATCCGACAATCCAAACATCAAGTCGATAAAGCACATGGCCTTTGCCGTGCGCGACGCCAAGACTGCGCTCGGGGCTTACTCGAAATTCCTCCATGTGCCGACCGACACTCAGCTCATCGACTATCCGAAATCCAAGAACCGCGTTGCCCTCTTCAATCTGGGCGGTATCGAATATCAGCTTTGCCAATCGCTTGAGGAAGGCGGCCGCTTCGACGCCTGGATCAAGGAGCGTGGCGCCGAGGGCCTTCATCACATCTGCTATGAAGTCGAAAACATCGAGCAAGCGCTCGATCATGCCAAGTCGCAAGGTGCCCAGACGCGTATCTGCCAAGCTTGCGGTGTCCACGGCTCTCACCCCCATCCGGAAGGCTATGTGGCTTTCCTCGACAACGATGCCGGCGGCATCGAGATCGAGTTCATGCAGGTATACACCCCTGAAGAGCTTGAAAAATACAACGAATACAAGGGTATCTGA
- a CDS encoding M14 family metallopeptidase: MTEARTVTIGTASAKPGEIVRGTIAVTELAGGSKVEIPLVIVNGVNPGPVFWVNGAIHGDEPEGPMACAIALREVDPKQLSGTLVMVPVINVMAFENANRGNPLDTFSFDMNRIYPGRPDGYLSERIAWAHSEWMSKIADFEISIHSGGAHSFLAKAIFVDETPASVELAKAMGEGWGCIMSNFLPKGSPMAQMKAIGKTGITVELGGRSATSPERFAEVSRELANSIVNILRHYKMYPGQATYPKDATKGQQEALLAPASGIFVATPGVDFLKPMKKGDSIAKIVNIFGDELAELKAPADGMIFGLRALPNVNTGDWCCFFNKVEGKRD; encoded by the coding sequence ATGACCGAAGCTAGAACTGTAACCATCGGCACTGCGAGTGCCAAGCCCGGCGAGATCGTGCGCGGCACCATAGCTGTCACCGAACTGGCCGGGGGCTCGAAAGTTGAAATTCCGCTGGTTATCGTCAACGGCGTCAACCCCGGCCCGGTCTTCTGGGTGAACGGCGCCATCCATGGCGATGAGCCTGAGGGTCCAATGGCCTGTGCCATTGCTCTCCGGGAAGTTGATCCCAAGCAGCTTTCCGGCACATTGGTGATGGTTCCGGTCATCAATGTAATGGCTTTCGAGAATGCCAATCGCGGCAATCCGCTCGACACGTTCTCGTTCGACATGAACCGCATCTATCCGGGGCGTCCCGATGGTTACCTTTCCGAGCGCATTGCCTGGGCGCATTCGGAGTGGATGAGCAAGATCGCCGATTTCGAAATATCGATCCATTCGGGTGGGGCTCATTCATTCCTGGCAAAGGCGATCTTCGTCGACGAAACGCCCGCCTCGGTCGAACTCGCGAAAGCGATGGGCGAAGGCTGGGGATGCATTATGAGCAACTTCCTGCCCAAGGGTTCTCCGATGGCGCAGATGAAAGCCATCGGCAAGACCGGCATTACAGTTGAACTTGGCGGTCGATCTGCCACCTCGCCGGAACGCTTTGCCGAGGTATCGCGCGAACTCGCCAATTCGATCGTCAACATCCTGCGCCACTACAAGATGTATCCCGGCCAGGCGACCTACCCGAAGGACGCCACCAAGGGGCAGCAAGAGGCACTCCTTGCTCCTGCGTCAGGCATTTTCGTGGCCACGCCCGGAGTCGATTTCCTCAAGCCAATGAAGAAGGGGGATTCGATTGCCAAGATCGTCAACATCTTTGGTGACGAGCTCGCCGAATTGAAGGCACCTGCAGACGGCATGATTTTCGGCCTCCGCGCTTTGCCCAATGTCAACACCGGGGACTGGTGCTGCTTCTTCAACAAGGTTGAAGGCAAGCGGGACTGA
- a CDS encoding polysaccharide deacetylase family protein produces MDAMRDYVGYANHPPQVRWPGSASVAVNFVINYEEGSEYSIDDGDGRSETSLIEVNAPRVPLGERDLASESMYEYGSRVGFWRLYRLFRERNLPVTIFAAALALERNREVADAIASTDWDIVAHGYRWVEHYRLDEATERDHISKAFETIERVVGRPPGGWYCRYSRSIHTRRLVVEHGGYGYDSDAYNDEIPYWTNVAGKPHLVVPYSLVTNDAKILAGGGMQSPTDYAQFLIESFEVLQREGQTTPRMMSVGLHPRVIGHPGRFSGLVKFIDHISGRDGVWIARRADIAEHWRRVMPPREGE; encoded by the coding sequence ATGGACGCAATGCGTGATTACGTGGGATATGCCAACCATCCACCGCAAGTGCGATGGCCTGGAAGCGCTTCAGTCGCTGTCAATTTCGTAATCAACTACGAAGAGGGCTCGGAGTACTCTATCGACGATGGAGATGGTCGTTCAGAGACCTCTCTGATCGAGGTCAATGCCCCGCGTGTTCCGCTGGGTGAGCGCGACCTCGCCTCTGAAAGCATGTACGAATATGGCTCGCGGGTAGGCTTTTGGCGACTTTATCGGCTTTTCCGCGAGCGGAATCTGCCAGTCACGATCTTTGCGGCGGCGCTTGCCCTCGAGCGCAATCGGGAAGTTGCGGATGCGATTGCCTCAACTGATTGGGATATCGTTGCCCATGGCTATCGCTGGGTGGAGCACTATCGCCTAGATGAAGCAACAGAACGAGATCATATCTCCAAGGCATTCGAGACGATCGAGCGGGTCGTCGGTCGTCCTCCAGGCGGCTGGTACTGCCGTTACAGCCGCAGCATCCATACACGCCGACTTGTGGTCGAACATGGCGGCTACGGCTACGACAGCGATGCCTATAACGATGAGATACCTTACTGGACAAACGTTGCCGGCAAGCCTCATCTGGTGGTGCCCTATTCGCTCGTCACCAATGACGCCAAAATTCTTGCCGGCGGCGGCATGCAGAGCCCGACCGACTATGCGCAATTCCTGATCGAAAGTTTCGAAGTACTTCAGCGCGAAGGCCAGACGACGCCGCGCATGATGTCGGTGGGCCTGCATCCGCGGGTGATAGGCCACCCTGGCAGGTTTTCTGGTCTGGTGAAATTCATCGATCACATCTCCGGTCGCGACGGCGTGTGGATCGCTCGTCGTGCAGACATAGCTGAGCATTGGCGTCGGGTGATGCCCCCAAGGGAGGGTGAATGA
- a CDS encoding ureidoglycolate lyase, with the protein MSPVMHVSRVIEVEPAPSDHVFEPFGAIVRRPDDYGERRFYSEWLGGEGLTPLFHVNKLAETRLPAQIDRLERHPHAAQCFIPLNVERYLVTVAPALRDGTPDLLNIRSFLFPPSLGVIYRRGVWHAPASALGRPGAFAVLMWRGRQDDDEFLDIPTVTLAVEGQKA; encoded by the coding sequence ATGAGCCCGGTAATGCACGTTTCGCGCGTCATAGAGGTCGAGCCGGCCCCGTCGGACCACGTCTTCGAGCCTTTTGGTGCCATAGTTCGCCGTCCGGACGATTATGGCGAGCGCCGGTTCTATTCCGAATGGCTCGGTGGCGAAGGTTTGACGCCACTCTTTCATGTCAACAAACTTGCAGAGACCCGCCTACCGGCACAGATAGATCGGTTGGAACGCCATCCCCATGCGGCGCAATGCTTCATTCCGCTGAACGTGGAACGCTACCTCGTCACGGTGGCGCCGGCGCTTCGCGACGGCACGCCTGACCTCCTCAACATAAGGAGCTTCCTGTTCCCGCCCAGCCTGGGGGTGATTTACCGACGTGGTGTTTGGCATGCTCCGGCCAGCGCGCTCGGGCGGCCGGGAGCATTTGCTGTTCTGATGTGGCGTGGCCGGCAAGACGACGACGAGTTTCTCGACATCCCAACGGTTACCCTGGCCGTGGAAGGACAGAAAGCATGA
- a CDS encoding dihydrodipicolinate synthase family protein produces MTRTPKLYVPVITPFNADLQVDCNRFVANSQALLDDGADGLAPFGTTSEANSMSVAERMEMLDALIDSGIDAARLIPGTGCAALPDSIALTRHAVSRGCHGTLTLPPFYYKGVSEQGLLDSFAAIIDGVADHRLRIYLYHIPQMSGVPITPTLIEALTTKFPGVFVGLKDSSGNWESTEAIIKAFPALEVYSASEALIPQNVVAGGAGCISASANINTRNIKALMAALGTAHEVALAAVVTEVRKIFEGLPLIPAIKAATARRHGDGAYAIVRPPFVKLPETHAAAIERAVELTFGKGRLV; encoded by the coding sequence ATGACCAGAACACCCAAGCTTTACGTTCCGGTCATCACTCCTTTCAACGCGGACCTGCAGGTAGATTGCAACCGTTTTGTCGCCAATAGCCAAGCGCTGCTAGACGACGGGGCAGACGGGCTGGCACCGTTCGGCACCACGAGCGAGGCCAACTCCATGTCAGTAGCAGAGCGCATGGAAATGCTCGATGCCCTGATAGACAGCGGCATCGACGCCGCGCGTCTCATACCTGGCACTGGCTGTGCGGCATTGCCTGACAGCATCGCTCTGACCCGCCATGCCGTATCCCGCGGTTGCCACGGAACGCTCACCTTGCCGCCTTTCTACTACAAAGGCGTATCTGAACAGGGGCTTTTGGACAGTTTCGCTGCCATCATCGACGGAGTAGCCGATCACAGGCTCAGGATCTATCTCTACCATATCCCTCAAATGTCGGGCGTACCGATCACCCCTACATTGATCGAAGCGCTGACAACCAAGTTTCCTGGAGTCTTCGTCGGCCTCAAGGATAGCTCCGGCAACTGGGAAAGCACCGAAGCCATCATCAAGGCATTCCCGGCACTTGAGGTATATTCCGCATCGGAAGCACTGATCCCCCAGAACGTTGTTGCCGGCGGCGCCGGCTGCATCAGTGCGTCGGCGAACATAAATACGCGAAATATCAAGGCGTTGATGGCTGCGCTTGGAACTGCGCATGAGGTTGCATTAGCTGCGGTCGTGACTGAAGTCCGCAAGATATTTGAAGGATTGCCGCTGATCCCTGCGATCAAGGCAGCAACCGCACGCCGTCATGGCGATGGCGCTTATGCCATCGTGCGGCCGCCTTTCGTGAAGCTGCCGGAAACTCACGCCGCCGCCATTGAGAGAGCGGTCGAACTGACCTTTGGAAAGGGGCGACTAGTATGA